A stretch of the Tautonia marina genome encodes the following:
- a CDS encoding tetratricopeptide repeat protein: MSHPPRMLLASRGRSSTQAVGLSLLGLLVLLLAGPGCSGDDTLGQQVAAAIASGQLDEAQQIVDRWLSRRSNDPDALAWAARVALARDRPTEAFEFARRAQQQGLDRSALRDVEGVALARAGRMAEAEPLLRAHLAATDRPDPVASQALAEIGLATFRFGAAREALARWRRDAPDDPEPWLMEAEISERIGDEYTVIASHYREALKRDPSLDGVLLRLAETIRRSGNYREAVESFNAYLDRHPDDPDALAWAGLNQLGMGEVEAAERLLRQALAREPDHLEAIKGLARLYQQTGRVEESLAQFNRAAELDPEQADIPYQQSLLLARLGRREEAEQMRERSEQLRAQAAEIERLRDALVRDPGNAELQYETARWLIEHGHAEEGVRWAEKAITTVPGHRPSCLLLAEYYEATDQPDLANFYRFKAAPADR; encoded by the coding sequence ATGAGTCACCCGCCACGGATGCTCCTTGCGTCCCGAGGCCGTTCGTCCACTCAGGCCGTTGGCCTGTCGCTTCTGGGGCTGCTCGTGCTGCTCCTGGCGGGGCCTGGCTGCTCGGGAGACGACACGCTCGGCCAGCAGGTGGCCGCGGCGATCGCCTCGGGGCAGCTCGACGAGGCGCAGCAGATCGTCGATCGCTGGTTATCGCGACGCTCGAATGACCCGGACGCCCTCGCCTGGGCCGCTCGGGTTGCCCTCGCCCGTGATCGACCAACCGAGGCATTCGAGTTCGCCCGGCGAGCCCAACAGCAGGGGCTCGATCGCTCTGCCCTTCGCGATGTCGAAGGGGTTGCCCTGGCCCGAGCCGGTCGCATGGCCGAGGCCGAGCCCTTGCTGCGAGCCCATTTGGCCGCCACCGATCGGCCCGATCCGGTGGCCAGCCAGGCCCTCGCCGAGATCGGCCTGGCGACCTTCCGCTTTGGAGCCGCCCGAGAGGCCCTCGCCCGATGGCGACGCGATGCCCCCGATGACCCGGAGCCCTGGTTGATGGAGGCCGAAATCTCCGAGCGCATCGGCGACGAGTACACGGTCATCGCCTCGCATTACCGCGAGGCACTCAAACGAGACCCGAGCCTGGATGGTGTGCTCCTCCGACTGGCCGAGACGATTCGCCGCTCCGGGAATTACCGGGAGGCGGTCGAATCGTTCAACGCCTACCTCGACCGCCATCCCGACGATCCCGACGCCCTTGCCTGGGCCGGGCTCAACCAGTTGGGCATGGGAGAGGTCGAGGCCGCCGAGCGTTTGCTTCGTCAAGCCCTGGCGCGGGAGCCTGACCATCTGGAAGCCATCAAGGGACTCGCCCGTCTGTACCAGCAGACGGGCCGCGTGGAGGAGTCCCTGGCCCAGTTCAATCGGGCCGCCGAACTCGACCCCGAGCAGGCCGACATCCCCTATCAGCAGTCACTCTTGCTCGCTCGGCTCGGTCGGCGGGAGGAGGCCGAGCAAATGCGCGAGCGCTCGGAACAGCTTCGCGCCCAGGCGGCCGAGATCGAGCGACTGCGCGATGCCCTCGTGCGCGACCCAGGCAACGCCGAGCTCCAGTACGAAACCGCGCGCTGGCTGATCGAACACGGTCACGCCGAAGAAGGCGTCCGCTGGGCCGAGAAGGCGATTACCACCGTTCCCGGCCACCGCCCCTCGTGTCTCCTGCTCGCGGAGTATTACGAGGCGACCGATCAGCCCGACCTGGCGAACTTCTACCGCTTCAAGGCCGCTCCGGCTGATCGGTGA
- a CDS encoding DUF1559 domain-containing protein: MKVSAHRRLGFTLIELLVVIAIIGVLIALLLPAVQSAREAARRAQCVNNLKQIGIALHNYHDQVNAFPPGAIADENRGSIWAGNSQMNTLSWRALILPQMEGTNQYNALNFDVHGSNTGAGAGSWFTAWVTVNNTWLCPSDGQNNGGLRDRESLTGQWPNGPGPINPATGAASTVVPVSNYPGSFGDNYCIGGLTPPGGPWETPVGTTLAPGLPRIGWAGFWGTNFNETLSARGSGVLRGFFSYRNAGIGPVNLASVRDGTSNTIIVGETLPYQVADSNFYMNNGSTFGTTVPINWKTPEAPAVQFGSSNWRSRFSYASKGAKSEHPGGANFLFADGSVKFLKESINIVVYCALGSRNGGEVISADQY; the protein is encoded by the coding sequence ATGAAGGTCAGTGCTCACAGACGCCTCGGCTTTACTCTGATCGAACTCTTGGTGGTCATCGCCATTATCGGTGTCTTGATCGCGTTGCTGCTTCCTGCCGTCCAGAGTGCTCGCGAAGCGGCCCGACGGGCCCAGTGCGTGAACAATCTGAAGCAGATCGGCATCGCGCTGCACAACTATCACGACCAGGTCAACGCGTTCCCTCCGGGCGCCATTGCCGACGAAAACCGGGGCAGCATCTGGGCGGGCAACTCCCAGATGAACACCCTGAGCTGGCGGGCCTTGATCCTGCCGCAGATGGAAGGGACCAACCAGTACAACGCCCTGAACTTCGACGTGCACGGCAGCAACACCGGCGCGGGTGCGGGTTCGTGGTTTACGGCGTGGGTGACGGTCAACAACACCTGGCTTTGCCCCTCGGACGGCCAGAACAACGGCGGCCTCCGGGATCGTGAAAGCCTGACCGGCCAGTGGCCCAACGGCCCCGGCCCGATCAACCCGGCGACCGGTGCCGCGTCGACGGTCGTTCCCGTGTCGAACTACCCGGGCAGCTTCGGCGACAACTACTGCATCGGCGGTCTGACCCCGCCAGGCGGCCCCTGGGAAACCCCGGTGGGCACGACGCTGGCTCCGGGTCTCCCCCGCATCGGCTGGGCGGGCTTCTGGGGCACGAACTTCAACGAGACTCTGTCGGCTCGTGGTTCAGGTGTGCTCCGTGGGTTCTTCTCGTACCGCAACGCGGGCATCGGCCCGGTGAACCTTGCCAGCGTGCGAGACGGCACGAGCAACACCATCATCGTGGGCGAGACGCTGCCGTATCAGGTGGCCGACAGCAACTTCTACATGAACAACGGCAGCACCTTCGGCACCACGGTGCCGATTAACTGGAAGACGCCGGAAGCCCCGGCCGTTCAGTTCGGTTCTTCCAACTGGCGAAGCCGGTTCAGCTACGCGAGCAAGGGAGCCAAGAGCGAACACCCGGGCGGTGCGAACTTCCTGTTCGCCGACGGCTCGGTCAAGTTCCTCAAGGAGAGCATCAATATCGTCGTCTACTGTGCCCTCGGTAGCCGAAATGGCGGCGAGGTCATCAGCGCCGACCAGTATTGA
- a CDS encoding PQQ-dependent sugar dehydrogenase has product MSVRSTRFLRVLLCPVLCCMASSSFAADDDDRRSGLSHRVPWHDSRVVGSPEPPLPYRPEPAFPKLEIFQPLTFDAEPGRDAFLIIQHHGSWSAPSTILRIPDDPNAADPQVVLELSGIAYELAFHPDYARNGYLFVGQNVSNGEEPVTRVSRFTVDREPPHAIDPASEVVIIDWPSNGHNGGAVDFGGDGMLYITSGDGTGDSDTNFRGQDLSELTAKVLRIDVDHPAPGRNYAVPPDNPFVDRPGARPETWAYGMRNPWRMTYDATLDQLWVGNNGQDLWEQAYLVTRGANYGWSAYEGSHPFYLDRMGPDPLTPPTVEHHHSEARSLTGGVVYHGQALPELRGAYVYGDYSTGKIWGVKHDGRQVTWHQEIADTSFAISGFGLDKDGELIVIDHLTGFYRLVPQADDRPDAPFPTLLSETGLYRSVADRQTHEALIPYEVNSPLWSDGSIKQRFIAIPGDPNEATVSLRGSGQGWDFPEGTVLVKEFALEFEAGNPASRQPIETRLMTRQQGEWVGYSYLWNDDRTDAVLVGKEGLDRSYTLSDPEAPGGVRTLAWHYPSRAECMVCHSRAANYVLGLSTEQMNRTVDYGTAGLANQLATLERIGLFKEPLPNRPEALPKLVDPSDDTAPIEARARSYLHANCASCHVEAGGGNAAINLRHDAPLDRLRLVGEAPTQGDLGIANARLVVPGEPERSILYHRIARRGPQQMPPLATTLVDPEGEALIRTWIEQLHAPNATQSGAE; this is encoded by the coding sequence ATGAGCGTCCGCTCGACAAGGTTCCTTCGCGTGTTGCTCTGTCCGGTGCTGTGTTGCATGGCCTCGTCGAGCTTCGCGGCTGACGACGACGACCGTCGGTCTGGCCTCTCGCACCGGGTCCCTTGGCATGATTCTCGGGTGGTTGGTTCTCCGGAGCCGCCGCTTCCGTACCGCCCTGAACCGGCCTTCCCGAAGCTGGAAATCTTCCAGCCCTTGACGTTCGACGCCGAGCCCGGCCGAGACGCCTTCCTCATCATCCAACACCACGGTTCCTGGTCTGCGCCGAGTACGATCCTGCGCATTCCGGACGACCCGAACGCCGCCGATCCACAGGTGGTTCTGGAACTCTCAGGCATTGCCTACGAACTGGCGTTTCATCCCGACTACGCGCGGAACGGTTACCTGTTCGTCGGCCAGAACGTTTCGAACGGCGAGGAGCCGGTGACGCGTGTCTCGCGGTTCACGGTCGATCGGGAGCCGCCGCACGCGATCGACCCGGCGTCGGAGGTGGTCATCATCGACTGGCCTTCGAACGGCCATAACGGTGGCGCAGTGGACTTCGGCGGTGATGGGATGCTCTACATCACCTCGGGCGACGGCACAGGAGACTCGGACACGAACTTCCGAGGGCAGGATCTTTCGGAGCTGACGGCCAAGGTCTTGCGGATCGACGTCGATCACCCGGCTCCCGGTCGGAATTACGCGGTTCCGCCCGACAACCCGTTCGTCGATCGCCCCGGCGCCCGTCCGGAAACCTGGGCCTACGGAATGCGCAATCCCTGGCGGATGACCTACGACGCAACGCTCGATCAGCTCTGGGTCGGCAACAACGGCCAGGACCTCTGGGAGCAAGCCTACCTGGTGACCCGAGGGGCGAACTACGGCTGGAGCGCGTACGAAGGAAGCCATCCGTTCTACCTCGACCGGATGGGGCCGGACCCCCTGACTCCGCCAACTGTCGAGCATCATCACTCCGAGGCCCGATCGCTGACCGGCGGCGTCGTCTACCACGGGCAGGCGCTTCCCGAACTCCGGGGAGCGTATGTGTATGGGGATTACTCGACCGGCAAAATCTGGGGCGTTAAGCACGACGGCCGCCAGGTGACATGGCATCAGGAGATTGCCGATACGTCGTTTGCGATCAGCGGTTTCGGCCTCGACAAGGACGGCGAACTGATCGTCATCGACCACCTGACCGGGTTTTATCGTCTGGTGCCGCAAGCCGACGACCGCCCGGACGCCCCGTTCCCGACCTTGCTGAGCGAGACGGGCCTCTATCGGTCGGTCGCGGATCGACAAACGCATGAGGCCTTGATTCCCTACGAGGTCAACTCGCCCCTCTGGTCCGACGGCTCGATCAAGCAACGCTTCATCGCCATTCCCGGTGACCCGAACGAGGCAACCGTTTCGCTACGAGGCTCGGGCCAAGGGTGGGACTTTCCCGAGGGGACGGTGCTGGTGAAGGAGTTCGCCCTGGAATTCGAGGCCGGCAACCCTGCCTCTCGCCAGCCCATCGAAACCCGGTTGATGACCCGACAGCAAGGGGAGTGGGTCGGCTACTCGTACCTCTGGAACGACGATCGGACCGACGCCGTGCTCGTCGGCAAAGAGGGGCTCGACCGCTCGTACACGCTGAGCGATCCCGAGGCGCCCGGCGGCGTCCGAACGCTCGCGTGGCATTATCCGAGCCGCGCCGAATGCATGGTCTGCCACTCTCGGGCGGCGAATTACGTTCTCGGCCTCTCCACCGAGCAGATGAACCGGACCGTTGATTACGGCACCGCCGGCCTTGCCAACCAGCTTGCGACGCTGGAACGGATCGGCCTGTTCAAGGAGCCCTTGCCAAACCGGCCGGAGGCGTTGCCGAAGCTGGTCGATCCGAGCGACGACACGGCACCGATCGAGGCTCGGGCCCGATCGTACCTGCACGCCAACTGCGCGAGCTGTCACGTCGAGGCGGGTGGCGGAAACGCGGCCATCAACCTTCGGCACGATGCCCCGCTCGATCGGCTCCGCCTGGTGGGTGAAGCACCAACGCAAGGGGATCTGGGAATCGCCAACGCCCGACTGGTCGTACCGGGTGAGCCCGAGCGTTCGATCCTGTATCATCGGATCGCGCGTCGAGGTCCACAACAGATGCCGCCGCTCGCAACCACGCTCGTCGATCCTGAGGGCGAGGCCCTGATCCGAACCTGGATCGAGCAGCTTCACGCACCGAACGCGACCCAGTCCGGGGCCGAATAG
- a CDS encoding YqaE/Pmp3 family membrane protein translates to MDLIRLLLAIVLPPLGVFTQVGIGLHFWLNILLTLLGYIPGVIHAVYVIASE, encoded by the coding sequence ATGGATCTGATTCGACTCTTGTTGGCCATTGTGCTGCCACCCCTGGGAGTGTTCACACAGGTGGGCATCGGTTTGCACTTCTGGCTGAACATTCTGCTGACCTTGCTCGGCTACATTCCGGGAGTCATCCATGCGGTCTACGTGATCGCCAGCGAATGA